A segment of the Lycium ferocissimum isolate CSIRO_LF1 chromosome 10, AGI_CSIRO_Lferr_CH_V1, whole genome shotgun sequence genome:
AATATTTACTCCTAAGAcaatatatatgtcaaagactTTATATATTATGTTGGTATTATATGtggtggggagggggggggggggagtctCGGgtaaaaacaaattatttttaaagatgaGTAATGAGTGTATGGGCagataattattttgttttaagggGGCATGCGTGATCTTTTCCCAATTATTCATTTACTTGTGAAGACATATTTAGTCCATTAGATTAACGGGAAAAGATTAACAAGAATGGACTGAAAAGAGGCTATTTGTGCAAATTCCTTTCTTCCCCTAGACATTCAAGCGTAGTGTAGTTAAATCGTTGGATACTTAGATATATTCTACTTTTTAATATTCTTACTATAACTTTAAATTGCGTTTTTCCACCGTCCTGGCGtaaaacaacccaacaataataaaatctccAAGAGTGACTTGTGCTTTTCCTTAAATAAATTTTAGTCTTCTTGTTTGTCAGAAATCAACCAAacaaaagatgatttttattaTGAGAAACCCGCAAATACGAAAATAATGATCTTAAGCTAGAGAACATGATTAAAATGAGATCAAAGACAGAGAAAGTAACACTCAACAAAAGATTGATTGCTATCATACGGTTAAAATTTgagaaattgacataaataatcACCCATCAAAATAATAGccacaaatatatattttttatatattaatggataatatacataaattataaatttttatacataaaagtgtatttttttttttgtatatttacctagcgaatgtaattatttttgacGACCGGCCAAAGGTGTAACTTTCCCTTAAAATTTTCATGATTAGAGTCAATGGACGTATTGgccgaattgaaaaaaaaaaaaaaaaaaaaattaattactttttttcgattaagctttcttttctttaatttatctctttaccttttcttttctttcttttttttttttttttttttttcgtaaagACATATTAGCGAGAAAAACATAGCCATTTTTTCCAACCGCGTCTTCCACTGCTAGTTCTCTCTTTTTTGCTGCGTCGTGGAGTCACCGCATCTGCCCAGATTCCTTTTCTGTACGTCATTTTTACCCACAAAAAcacagaaaaatgaaaaatactgAATTTCCCTTTGGTTCGAAATGGAAAAAGCATAaatataaacaaacaaaaaagttaCTATGTAAATCAATTTTAGCATGGAAaaacttttaaatcaaataaaccAAGAGGACGCATGGTATCAAAACATATTTGCTACTACTACATTAGAACCCCCCAAACCCAAATAAAAGCCCACAAGTAAAAGCTAATGGTATTCTTTTTGTCAACATGTTGGGAAAATAAAGAGCATTTTGTTCTAACCACTTGTTTAATAGGTGGGGTCCGCCCAACTTATGTGCACTTCAACTATTCCACCGGATACTATTATTACCTTCGAGCACAGTTATCAAATAACTCTGTCCATCAAAACTTTTATAGGGGGGAGGAGAGCCAGGAAGGTCGTGTAGGTCGGGTGTACTCAACTTGCCAGTGGATATATCAAGCTATGTTGGTATCAACAAGTGTCACTAGCTCTAAAAACATTTTCCCTATGACCAAGAAAGTAACCAACCATAGGATAGACTACCTACCACTTTACCCTTCTCCGCTTAAACACCATGCTTAAATCCACTTGCTCTATAAACATACGAGAGCTGGATTCAGGATCTCCATAATTTTGCAGTTTGCACCCCAAACAAGGAAGCTTCCCTTCCCTGTTGTAGCGGTATATCTTTcctgagaatgaatatgaaccAAGAATCGGACTTTGAACACAAATTTGATTGTTCCAAAAGCTGGGGCTAGGGCATGTGTGCATAAAGGGAACTCCAAAGAATTGACTGAATGATTAAACTCCAGTACTGTGTTTTAATAACGCTGGTGGCCGAGAGCTTGCGCGGCTTGACtactccaccaccaccacaggCACCGAATAACTATTGTCCTACCAAGGTTTAGGCAGGTGGAAGAAATCCCTGTCCTAGGGACTTGAAAAACAACATCAAGATTCTTTGGTTCATAACCCAATCTCACCATTTGTAAAAAGATGGAATCTCACCATTTGTAAAAAGATGGAAAAGCTTCCTTCTACACCAAAGAAAGAAGACTTAATGGAGTCATGAAATGCACCAGTTGTCCTAACTACAAGCAGAAACTTCATATATACCTATGGTCGAACTTGCAAAGCACTGAATATCTGCTCCAATCATTCACATAGCTGAACATGCAACAGTTAACTGTGGTCCCGGTAAAACCAAAAGCAAAACTTAAGAAGCTAACTCCAGAAATTCTTGCTAAGGATGTTGAGAGTGTCGTCTTACAAGTTATGCTATGTCCTACGCCTTCAAAATCTAAGATAAGCCTCAGATATGGAAGGCTTCGACCTTGAAGTCAAGCATGTCAATGTAAAACAGAAACCAAGTTGTATAACTGCTAGACGACCTATGTGCTCTTAAGATTTAAGGATTGGCAGAGAAAGTTGAGGGACAAGTTAATgcaaaaatcaagagaataTAAAACACACAAAAGCTTAGGCAAGAATTTTGGAATATGAACGAAATTAGTCACTTagaatacaaaagaaaaaaaggttttgacATGTCATATGTTCACAATACCGAAATTCAGGAAGAAATTACCAGAAGTTGTTAACAACCCAAACTACTAAGACAAGGAACAGGGTAAACAGGCATATACTGAAGAAGAGCACTACAGAACCACGCGAATAGGAAAATAGGCAAGCACAAAGAACATATCCTAATTTGGAATAGAAATCTCACAAACGTATCTGCCCTGTTTCCTTCTCTTTTGTATTTTACTTCTAAAGATTATGTTGGATTGATCAGTTCTCACTTGGCCATCATAATCTTGACGAACTCCTCGTAGTTGATCTGCCCATCCCCATCCACATCAGCTTCACGGATCATCTCATCGACCTCTTCATCAGTAAGCTTCTCACCGAGGTTTGTCATGACATGACGAAGCTCAGCTGCGGAGATGAATCCATTCTGATCCTTGTCAAACACTCTGAAAGCTTCCTTGAGCTCCTCCTCAGAATCAGTGTCCTTCATCTTGCGAGCCATCAAGTTAAGGAACTCCGGGAAATCAATTGTCCCATTTCCATCAGCatcaacttcattgatcatgtCTTGAAGCTCGGCCTCAGTTGGGTTCTGCCCCAACGACCGCATTACAGTTCCAAGCTCCTTAGTTGTGATGCAACCTGCAGCATATTTGCAGATAATTATTGTAGCCATCGTTCTAACTGCTTATAAAActtaccaacaacaacaacaacaacaacatacctgtATATCCCACGCAGGGGGTCCAGGGAGGGTTCCTTATTAGAGAGGCTGACCCTCGGCTCAGCTTATAAAACTTACCGTATTTCCTTATTTGTCTATTTGGGAGAAACAAGTTTAACATGAGACTTAGACCTTTTGTTCTCACACGACGAGTATAAATCAGCCAGAATTTGATAGAAACCTAGATATCCATCAGAAAGACTGAAACCAACGAATGATATTCAAAGGAAGCATGTGAACACATAACTAAGTGCACTAATCACTTCAATCTGTCTACATAGGAAGAACCATAACTATACTTTCTAAAGAAAATACAGACATCAAGACTTGTTTGGTTGGCAGATTATCTTCAGATGCAAATCACAGTAGAAAGCATCTCTCCTTTATCCCTCGTTACTGAACTTGCCAAATAAatcacaaaagaaaaagttgttcTTGCTGAAACAGCAGTGCAGTCGCCTTAACCTGAGGAAGAAGCTGGTTAGGATCGGCCAGCTGATCCTCAGAATCcaaaaagaaaacacaaataGAACAGAATCACCTTGTTTAAATGATATACCTAACCAGACTAAATAGGATTATGTAATTTCACGATAAACAAGCATATATGTTTGTGTACACACTcgcacatatacatacatttttttattttttttttggtgtgtgtgtgtgggggggggggggggaggttcCAAAATCAGAACCTGGGTGGTATTTTATTGATAAGCAAAAGGAATACAGAGAGGGGAGGGCTTAAACCTTACCCCTATGCAATATGAAACTGGACATTTCCAGTTTTATGCATGATGGCCATAGACTTTATACATAAACCTATATGATGAATGCTCTTAAGGGGATGAAGGGCTCTTCCTATACTGTGTGTTGTTCTATGTGATGCATGAATTCCTAATGAGAAAGGATGTTTTACATAACTATATACTGACGAGCTTCTATATGAACCAGAATAATGAACTAATTGCTCCATACTTCATATATAGAAGAAAAAACATCAGCTTTTAATCTCAGACAAAGTGATTTGTGCCATACACTAGAACAGAATTCAATAAATGCATTTTTATAATACcaaatacgaaaaaaaaaaattgtaatttgtACACTATAAAAGATTTCCACGCACATTCGCGTTATAGCAATGTATGGTAAGTTATGCAATCTACAGTGTAAACAAATTAGTATGATATTAgcaaaatagattaaaaatctgtcaagaaacaaaacaaagtaaGACGAGATCAACAGGAAAATCAACAAAATATAGTAAACGCCTAAAAAGGACAACCTTTCAAGACTTGTCAACTGATTTGAATcaaaaacaactccaaccagCTCCTATTGTGATTGAAACTCAAAATAAGAATTCAATTTGTCAAAGCTAAACACTCCTCAGGATTCCATTAAGACCAACCAAAAGCTCAAATGTCACCCCCTAGGTTTAAAATCTCCTCACAAtgaaatcaaatcaaatcaaatattccCCAAATATTCCCCCTGACACCAACTTTATATAACACTATTACAATTCGAGACGTCATACTAGCTTTTCTTCACATGCGATCCCAATATTGCCTAATAATTATACTCtctctgtctcaaattatctgtcataattttcttttaattttcttttacaagcGGGAGCTTTTtaactattttacccttcattgGTATTTGAACAATCATAACACCATCCCATAATTGAGGCTTTGTAGTCTCCAAGAACAATAActataagggtaaaatgggaaagaAAAAATGTTGTCTTGGActtctaaaacgacaaatattgcctatattacttgtccacttacccctttaagaaatcataaataaacaTGTATTTTTACAAGACTACCCTTATCTCTCTCTAATAAATTGCACTTTAATCAATATTggttactttaaaaaataattcatgttaacgacaaaataagaaaaaaattaattaattctatcttggtTTTTTACATCGACAAGTATTTTGGGACGGATATTTTTATAGTAATTtggacaactaatatgggacggagggagtaatttgaGACATCTATATTTAGAAAGCgcgacagataatttgagaggAGAGAGTAACAAATTGTCAATTCGTTTCCCTAAATGTGAAACCATATTTGCATTAACAGCCAAAATTAGATGTTTTGACCCCATTCATTCTTTTGGAAAGTTATATCAAATCAAacatagataaaaaaaaatttaaaaaaaatcaagaaaagcaAGACCCAAAAAAGATAAGCACATAAATATGCAAAATACAAAGAACCAAGCATTGGatctgaaaaaaaatgaatattaaaatgaaaattaatttaaataatatgaatcataaatatGTATGAGCTAACCATCTCCATCTTTGTCAAAGAGACTAAAGGCTTCTTTAAATTCAGAGATCTGATCATCTGTGAGTTGATCTGCCATTTCTCTTTGACTTTCCTTTTTGGGAGATTTTTTGAAATGGGAAAGAGATGTTGCagattttgggaaatttggaatgtgtgacaaaagaagaaagaggaagaaaaaaatggagtgAATAAAAGCAGAAAAATGAAGGGTTGAACAAAGGGTTAATTTTAATGGTCGCAATCGGTGCCAAATAGTTTGGGGTGAAAATTATTTGAGAAAAAATCTAAAATGATCTTAGTAGTATTTCAATTAAAATATACTCCAGTTGATGGTCAAAAACACAACTATCACTTTTTAGAAAATTTATCCGCCCTTTACGCAGTCACAAAGAAACTCCTtgaatttaatgatattttttttaatactcgacATTACAATTAACAAAGTAATTGTTTCAAAAACTAAATGTTTTAgaatatttcaaatatatttgGATTAAAGTGCCATACCTGTCATAAAGGAAGGAAATTGGGATAACAATATGTGCAATATTGGCACCGTTAGTAAAAACCAGCTAAATATTCATCAGTTGAACAATTATTTTACAAAA
Coding sequences within it:
- the LOC132033836 gene encoding calmodulin-7-like produces the protein MADQLTDDQISEFKEAFSLFDKDGDGCITTKELGTVMRSLGQNPTEAELQDMINEVDADGNGTIDFPEFLNLMARKMKDTDSEEELKEAFRVFDKDQNGFISAAELRHVMTNLGEKLTDEEVDEMIREADVDGDGQINYEEFVKIMMAK